Proteins from a single region of Argiope bruennichi chromosome 6, qqArgBrue1.1, whole genome shotgun sequence:
- the LOC129973070 gene encoding uncharacterized protein LOC129973070: MFAKVIIFCAALAAAHASLVGPLGFGAPVLVAAPLGIGKGLIAAPAVATVSTQRAAINHVAPAAPLGLAAPLGLAAPIAASAPITLANGLIAGAPLVAGTGLLGAPLGLGVGKLGLAAPLGLGLGKVIL; the protein is encoded by the exons ATGTTCGCTAag gtTATCATCTTCTGCGCTGCCCTCGCAGCAGCCCATGCCTCCCTTGTCGGACCTCTGGGATTTGGAGCACCCGTTCTCGTTGCCGCACCCCTGGGTATAGGAAAAGGACTGATCGCCGCCCCAGCCGTAGCCACCGTTTCCACCCAGAGAGCCGCCATCAACCACGTTGCCCCTGCCGCACCACTCGGTCTTGCTGCTCCTCTTGGTCTCGCTGCTCCCATTGCTGCCTCTGCACCCATCACCCTCGCCAACGGACTCATAGCTGGAGCTCCCCTGGTTGCTGGTACTGGTCTCCTTGGTGCCCCACTTGGTCTTGGAGTTGGAAAACTTGGCCTCGCAGCACCTCTAGGTCTTGGACTCGGAAAGGTTATCTTGTAA